One stretch of Pedobacter riviphilus DNA includes these proteins:
- a CDS encoding aldo/keto reductase, with protein sequence MEKRILGKTDLNIAPIVFGGNVFGWTIDEKKSFEILDQFVESGFNFIDTADVYSRWAPGNKGGESETIIGKWLKKHNKRHDVIIATKVGSDMGQGKSLKRDYIINEVEHSLSRLQTDYIDLYFSHFDDESTPVEETLGAYETLIKAGKVRWIGASNFSADRLKESLVYATEHSLPCYEVYQPGYNLYDRENFEQEHEKICLDYGLGVVTYYSLASGFLTGKYRSENDLNKSQRGGGIKRFLNERGFKILAALDQVAEKHRIELASAALAWLIYHPSITAPIASVTDLSQLKSFTEAANLKLTAEDISLLDKASIY encoded by the coding sequence ATGGAAAAAAGAATTTTAGGAAAAACCGATTTAAATATTGCGCCCATCGTATTTGGAGGAAATGTTTTCGGCTGGACGATTGATGAAAAAAAGTCGTTTGAAATATTAGACCAATTTGTAGAAAGCGGTTTCAATTTTATCGATACAGCAGATGTGTATTCGCGTTGGGCACCCGGAAATAAAGGTGGTGAATCGGAAACGATTATAGGAAAATGGCTTAAGAAACATAATAAACGCCACGATGTAATTATTGCAACAAAGGTAGGCTCTGATATGGGTCAGGGTAAATCTTTAAAGAGAGATTATATCATAAATGAAGTAGAACATTCTTTATCGCGCCTACAAACAGACTATATCGATCTTTATTTTTCTCATTTTGATGACGAAAGTACACCTGTTGAAGAAACCTTAGGTGCTTACGAAACTTTAATTAAAGCCGGCAAAGTACGCTGGATCGGGGCATCGAACTTTTCTGCAGACAGACTTAAAGAATCTTTGGTTTATGCTACCGAACATAGCCTGCCCTGTTACGAAGTTTACCAACCAGGATATAATCTTTACGATAGAGAAAACTTTGAGCAGGAACATGAAAAAATTTGCCTGGATTATGGCTTGGGCGTTGTAACTTATTATTCGCTGGCCAGTGGTTTCTTAACCGGCAAATACCGTAGTGAAAATGACCTGAATAAAAGCCAGCGTGGTGGGGGCATTAAAAGGTTCCTGAACGAACGGGGCTTTAAAATTTTAGCTGCACTAGATCAAGTTGCTGAAAAGCACCGTATCGAGCTAGCTTCGGCAGCCCTGGCCTGGTTAATTTATCACCCATCAATTACGGCCCCAATTGCAAGTGTTACCGATTTAAGCCAGTTAAAATCGTTCACTGAAGCAGCAAATTTAAAATTAACTGCTGAAGATATTTCCCTTTTAGATAAAGCGAGTATCTATTAA
- a CDS encoding AI-2E family transporter, whose translation MKDKLSFLPKLALVLFCLMSLTYIAILGQSLLAPLLFSFLMAILLLPVGNFLEQRLKFKRSLSTIVSVILMIAVIGGIIYFFGNQLSDLWADWPLLKAKAENSFTELNKWSKHTFNFNLENTTSYLKDSTEKALATSAAIVATTLATLSSTLLFLGFTLLFTFFILNYRRVLFTFLTSVFREEHKEKVSEIVSQIQYIIKKYIIGLFLQMLIVTVLMITVLSLLGVKYAVLLGLVAGIFNVVPYLGIFFALLISCLITFATAGAGKVLLVLITFVGIHAIDGNVLMPLVVGSKVKINALFAFIGIVVGEMIWGISGMFLCIPYLAMLKIIFDRVDNLKPWGILMGEEHKPDKKKRVYRITKKIKLEEKD comes from the coding sequence ATGAAAGACAAACTATCATTTCTACCCAAACTTGCATTGGTTCTTTTCTGTCTAATGAGCCTAACCTACATTGCCATTTTAGGGCAATCGCTGTTAGCTCCTTTACTTTTCTCTTTTTTAATGGCGATTTTACTATTGCCAGTGGGTAACTTTTTAGAACAACGATTAAAGTTTAAACGAAGTCTATCAACTATTGTTTCTGTAATACTGATGATAGCCGTAATTGGAGGGATCATATATTTCTTTGGCAATCAATTAAGCGATTTATGGGCAGATTGGCCTTTACTTAAAGCAAAAGCAGAAAATTCTTTTACCGAATTGAACAAATGGAGCAAACATACTTTTAATTTCAATCTCGAAAACACTACCTCCTATTTAAAAGACAGTACCGAAAAAGCTTTGGCTACCAGTGCTGCTATTGTTGCTACAACCCTGGCCACACTATCTTCTACCCTATTATTTTTAGGTTTTACACTACTATTTACATTTTTCATTTTAAACTACCGTAGGGTATTATTTACCTTTTTAACTTCGGTTTTTAGAGAAGAGCACAAAGAAAAAGTTTCAGAAATTGTCAGTCAGATTCAATATATCATAAAAAAATACATTATTGGTCTATTTCTGCAGATGCTTATTGTTACGGTATTAATGATTACCGTACTGAGTTTATTAGGTGTTAAATATGCGGTTCTGTTGGGCCTGGTTGCAGGTATTTTTAATGTAGTTCCTTATTTGGGAATATTCTTTGCCCTGTTAATAAGCTGCCTAATTACTTTTGCAACAGCAGGTGCAGGTAAGGTACTTCTGGTTTTGATTACTTTTGTTGGCATTCATGCTATAGATGGAAATGTATTAATGCCACTGGTGGTGGGTTCGAAAGTAAAAATAAATGCATTATTTGCCTTTATTGGTATTGTAGTTGGCGAAATGATTTGGGGAATATCGGGCATGTTCTTATGTATTCCTTATCTGGCCATGTTAAAAATAATCTTCGATAGAGTAGATAACTTAAAACCTTGGGGCATTTTAATGGGCGAAGAGCATAAACCCGACAAAAAGAAACGTGTTTACCGGATTACAAAAAAGATTAAATTAGAAGAAAAAGACTAA
- a CDS encoding DoxX family protein, with amino-acid sequence MKPLFVLLIVYVALLAFGGHTTFDKGNIFAGNIAMGVMLLFTAIGHFKFKTSMAAMVPLFIPKKVEIVLLTGVLEILFAIGLAIENTRYFTGIALIIFYIAILPANIYAAKHRINYEDLHKPGPGPKYLWFRIPFQLFLIAWVWYFSVR; translated from the coding sequence ATGAAACCTTTATTTGTATTACTTATCGTTTATGTTGCCCTATTAGCCTTTGGTGGTCATACCACCTTTGATAAAGGAAATATTTTTGCAGGTAATATCGCCATGGGTGTGATGTTACTTTTTACAGCTATCGGGCATTTCAAGTTTAAAACCAGTATGGCTGCCATGGTTCCGCTATTTATCCCTAAAAAAGTAGAAATTGTACTTTTAACAGGTGTGCTGGAAATCTTATTTGCTATCGGCTTAGCGATTGAAAACACCAGGTATTTTACCGGGATAGCCCTAATTATTTTTTACATTGCTATTTTACCTGCCAATATTTACGCTGCCAAACACCGCATCAATTACGAAGATCTGCATAAGCCAGGCCCAGGACCAAAATATTTATGGTTCAGAATACCCTTTCAGCTTTTCTTAATCGCTTGGGTTTGGTACTTTAGCGTTCGATAA
- the mazG gene encoding nucleoside triphosphate pyrophosphohydrolase, with protein sequence MPNNPIPASANNPADAFTRLLTVLDTLRTQCPWDKKQTMETLRHLTIEETYELSDAILDGDLDEIKKELGDVMMHLVFYSRIASETNDFNITDVLNGVCDKLVNRHPHIYGDVEVQNEEDVKRNWEQIKLKEGNKSVLGGVPSSLPALVKAARIQEKARGVGFDWEDKNQVWEKVEEELQEFKTEFNVADNTAIDIEKAESEFGDVLFSLINYARFININPENALEKTNKKFIKRFQYLETKAKENGKALADMTLAEMDVYWNEAKKI encoded by the coding sequence ATGCCTAACAATCCAATTCCTGCAAGTGCCAATAATCCAGCTGATGCTTTTACACGTTTACTCACTGTTTTAGATACGCTACGTACGCAATGTCCGTGGGATAAAAAACAGACCATGGAAACACTGCGCCATTTAACTATAGAGGAAACGTACGAGTTGAGCGACGCCATTTTAGACGGCGATTTAGATGAAATTAAAAAGGAACTTGGTGATGTGATGATGCATCTGGTTTTCTATTCGAGAATTGCTTCCGAAACCAATGATTTTAACATTACAGATGTTTTAAACGGGGTTTGCGATAAACTGGTAAACCGACATCCACATATTTATGGCGATGTTGAAGTGCAGAACGAAGAAGATGTTAAACGAAACTGGGAACAGATTAAACTGAAAGAAGGCAACAAATCCGTGTTGGGCGGTGTTCCTTCTTCACTACCTGCTTTGGTTAAGGCTGCCCGCATTCAGGAAAAAGCCCGCGGTGTGGGTTTCGATTGGGAAGATAAAAATCAGGTTTGGGAAAAGGTAGAAGAAGAACTTCAAGAATTTAAAACTGAATTTAATGTTGCTGATAATACAGCCATTGATATCGAAAAGGCCGAATCAGAATTTGGTGATGTACTTTTCTCTTTAATCAATTATGCACGTTTCATTAACATCAATCCTGAAAATGCATTGGAAAAAACCAATAAAAAATTCATTAAACGTTTCCAGTACCTCGAAACCAAAGCAAAAGAAAACGGAAAAGCCTTGGCCGATATGACACTTGCAGAGATGGATGTGTATTGGAATGAAGCAAAGAAAATATAG
- a CDS encoding YchJ family protein produces the protein MDLINCPCGSGVAFNQCCQPYHLKVKKAPTAEALMRSRYSAFVVADAAYLYDTTHRSKRKGHSESAYLSSAKNTKWLKLEIVFSDFDTVEFKAYYLNKKFQTEVLHEKSNFRLEDGQWYYVDGKFYE, from the coding sequence ATGGATTTAATAAACTGTCCTTGCGGAAGTGGAGTCGCCTTTAACCAGTGTTGCCAGCCTTATCATTTAAAAGTGAAAAAGGCACCAACTGCAGAAGCTTTAATGCGTTCCAGATATTCGGCTTTTGTAGTAGCAGATGCTGCTTATCTTTACGATACTACGCATCGCAGTAAAAGAAAAGGGCATTCGGAAAGTGCTTATTTAAGCAGTGCGAAAAATACCAAATGGCTAAAACTCGAAATTGTTTTTTCAGATTTTGATACCGTAGAGTTTAAGGCTTATTACCTCAATAAGAAATTTCAGACTGAAGTATTGCATGAAAAATCTAACTTCAGGTTAGAAGATGGGCAATGGTATTATGTTGATGGAAAATTTTATGAATAA
- a CDS encoding tRNA pseudouridine synthase A, translating to MRYFFHIAYQGQYFSGWQKQPGVKSVQEVIEQTLSKILKSPIAINGCGRTDAHVHASQFFFHADIEKEIDFDLLYILNKALPYNIAVFDIIKMEGKPHARFDAVQRKYDYFIHTYKDPFLSTQSSFYQLNNLDFDKMKAVVKLLPQYKDYRAFCTHPDKYEHTICNVMEADLFVNPKGDRLRFHIASNRFLGKMIRIIMGKILMVGKGELSFDEFESELITLQPSKLSLPAHPTGLYLSKVTYPYLNLEPRTEFIHSTQGIDWISI from the coding sequence ATGAGGTATTTCTTTCACATTGCATATCAAGGCCAGTACTTTAGTGGGTGGCAAAAACAACCTGGGGTAAAAAGCGTTCAGGAAGTTATTGAACAAACACTTTCTAAGATTTTAAAATCGCCGATTGCTATTAATGGCTGTGGGCGGACCGATGCGCATGTGCATGCCAGCCAGTTTTTTTTCCATGCTGATATTGAAAAAGAAATTGATTTCGATCTGCTTTATATTTTGAATAAAGCCTTACCTTATAATATTGCGGTATTCGACATTATTAAAATGGAAGGTAAACCCCATGCCCGGTTTGATGCTGTACAGCGGAAATATGATTATTTTATCCATACCTATAAAGATCCTTTTTTAAGTACCCAAAGTTCCTTTTATCAATTAAACAATTTAGATTTTGATAAAATGAAAGCGGTTGTGAAATTATTACCCCAATACAAAGATTACAGGGCTTTTTGTACACATCCGGATAAATACGAACATACCATATGTAATGTAATGGAAGCTGATTTATTTGTAAATCCAAAAGGCGACAGGCTGAGGTTTCATATTGCCAGCAACCGCTTTTTAGGGAAAATGATCCGCATTATTATGGGTAAAATTTTAATGGTTGGTAAAGGAGAACTTAGCTTTGATGAATTTGAAAGCGAGCTGATTACCCTTCAACCTTCAAAACTATCATTACCCGCCCACCCTACAGGCTTATACCTTTCAAAAGTTACTTACCCCTACCTCAACCTCGAACCACGGACTGAATTTATTCATAGTACGCAAGGTATAGACTGGATTTCAATTTAA
- a CDS encoding ABC transporter permease, with protein MNFEYFIARRIAIKSERTFSKLIVRIAIAGVMLSLAVMILSIAIIKGFKTEIQDKVRGYLGDVQITRYDLNNSFEHSPFVLDGETQKMLKNNSDIEYYYPFATKPGILSANNEIEGINFKGIDKNYKWDYIKQHIISGTIIDFSDSTAAMQELLISNYTAKRLKLKTGDDFIMYFVQNQLRPRKFKIVGIYDIGVEDIDKGFVLGNLNIIKRLNNWEANEIGGIEIKIKDFNRLKPIADNIYEKLPRNLRSYSIEENFPNIFTWLGLLDVNTKVLLILMLIVGVINMVTALLIMILEKTNMIGMLKSFGPATGVL; from the coding sequence TTGAATTTCGAATATTTCATAGCAAGGCGGATAGCCATTAAATCTGAGCGTACTTTTTCAAAACTTATTGTCCGCATTGCAATAGCAGGTGTGATGTTGAGTTTGGCTGTTATGATTCTTTCTATAGCCATTATTAAAGGTTTTAAAACTGAAATTCAGGATAAAGTAAGGGGCTATTTAGGCGATGTACAGATTACCCGTTACGATCTGAATAATTCATTTGAGCATTCTCCCTTTGTACTAGATGGAGAAACGCAAAAGATGCTCAAAAACAATTCCGATATCGAATATTATTATCCTTTTGCTACAAAACCGGGCATCCTTTCGGCAAATAATGAAATTGAAGGCATTAATTTTAAAGGGATAGACAAAAACTACAAATGGGATTACATTAAACAGCATATTATCAGCGGAACCATCATCGATTTTTCTGACAGTACAGCTGCCATGCAAGAACTGCTTATTTCGAATTATACCGCTAAGCGTTTAAAGCTTAAAACAGGTGACGATTTTATCATGTATTTTGTTCAAAACCAATTGCGACCTCGTAAATTTAAAATTGTAGGTATTTACGATATAGGTGTAGAAGATATTGATAAGGGCTTTGTACTGGGCAACCTGAATATCATTAAACGCCTCAATAATTGGGAAGCGAATGAAATTGGTGGCATAGAAATCAAGATTAAGGATTTTAACAGGCTTAAACCTATTGCCGATAATATTTATGAAAAGCTTCCACGCAATCTGCGCTCGTATTCTATTGAAGAAAATTTTCCTAATATCTTTACCTGGTTAGGCCTTCTTGATGTAAATACCAAGGTGCTTTTAATCCTGATGCTCATTGTAGGCGTAATTAACATGGTTACAGCATTGTTGATTATGATTTTAGAAAAAACAAATATGATTGGGATGCTAAAATCTTTTGGGCCAGCAACTGGAGTATTATGA
- a CDS encoding exo-beta-N-acetylmuramidase NamZ family protein: MKNYISFALTSLIALSACGQPKPLEQEVLGKKSPENRKLMIKTVKLPSAIKTGAEQTEKYLPLLKGKRVGMVVNPTSIIGTQTSVDSLLKRGVKIQKIFGPEHGFRGNASAGVTVNDDVDTKTGIKAISLYGKHSTPTAEDLADIDIMVFDIQDVGVRFYTYINTLQHVMEACAANNKTLLILDRPNPNGYLIDGPILDPKFKSGIGVQPIPIAHGLTVGEYAQMLNGEGWLKDKVKCKITIIKNANYDHDMEYTLPVKPSPNLNTQQSILLYPSTCLFEGTYLNHGRGTMFPFTVVGAPYLKGKFDFSFTPKSIKGMSETPLFQDQVCYGLDLRTYDTSKLIKSKQVNISWLIELYKASPKKEDFFNSKLSKEMGTIERLVGVADFRQQVIDGKSEAEIRASWEPGLSAYKAMRKKYLLYN, encoded by the coding sequence ATGAAAAATTACATCAGCTTTGCTTTAACCAGTTTAATTGCATTATCGGCCTGCGGACAACCTAAACCACTCGAACAAGAAGTTCTTGGAAAGAAAAGCCCGGAAAACAGAAAACTAATGATCAAGACTGTTAAGCTGCCATCGGCAATTAAAACCGGTGCAGAGCAGACAGAAAAATATCTTCCCCTATTAAAAGGTAAACGTGTTGGTATGGTAGTTAACCCTACATCGATTATTGGAACGCAGACTTCGGTTGATAGCTTGCTGAAACGAGGTGTTAAAATCCAGAAAATATTTGGTCCTGAGCATGGTTTTAGAGGGAACGCCAGTGCCGGTGTTACCGTTAATGATGATGTTGATACCAAAACAGGCATAAAAGCCATTTCACTTTATGGCAAACACAGCACGCCTACTGCTGAAGACTTAGCAGACATCGACATTATGGTGTTTGACATTCAAGATGTTGGTGTTCGTTTTTACACCTATATAAATACCTTACAGCATGTTATGGAGGCTTGTGCCGCAAACAATAAAACATTATTGATTTTAGACCGTCCAAATCCAAATGGCTATTTAATTGATGGGCCGATTTTAGATCCAAAATTTAAATCGGGTATTGGTGTACAACCTATTCCAATTGCTCACGGCTTAACGGTTGGCGAATATGCGCAGATGCTAAATGGCGAAGGCTGGTTAAAAGATAAGGTGAAGTGCAAGATTACCATTATCAAAAATGCCAATTACGATCATGATATGGAATATACTTTACCTGTTAAACCTTCTCCTAACCTGAATACACAACAATCTATTTTACTTTATCCATCTACCTGTTTATTTGAAGGCACGTATTTAAACCACGGCCGTGGAACAATGTTTCCTTTTACTGTTGTTGGGGCACCTTACCTTAAAGGGAAATTCGATTTCAGTTTTACGCCCAAAAGTATAAAAGGAATGTCTGAAACACCATTATTTCAAGATCAGGTTTGTTACGGCTTAGATTTAAGAACTTATGATACCTCAAAACTGATAAAATCGAAACAGGTAAACATTAGCTGGTTAATCGAACTGTATAAGGCATCACCAAAAAAGGAAGATTTCTTTAATAGTAAATTAAGTAAAGAAATGGGTACTATTGAAAGATTAGTTGGTGTGGCAGATTTTAGGCAACAGGTAATTGATGGAAAAAGCGAAGCAGAAATTAGAGCAAGCTGGGAACCAGGCCTAAGTGCCTACAAAGCCATGCGTAAGAAATATTTGCTTTATAATTAA
- a CDS encoding PAS domain-containing sensor histidine kinase, with amino-acid sequence MLINLDDTANIFNTLIEESPMPIALYIGENMVIQVANRAMLKAWGRDASVIGKELALALPELKDQPFLNILNQVRNTAVAYEAKEDKVVLLNDNVLQTFYFDFIYKPLMDTEGKVWGILNNATDVTELVNAKFKVEQSEALFRQMIYDAPVAIGILRGRDLIIEDANDDLLKIWGKSKAVIGLKLLDGLPEIIGQPFPELLLQVYDSGVAHYGYETMARLERNGVLGDFYFNFVYDPILDQDGQVSGIMVVANEITLQVISKMEAAKSEERFRNFLYDIPMATAYYETENIIIRLANDEMLRFWGKDKSVIGKTVEEAIPELNVQPFVGILKEVYRTGVTYHADQEEARLLVDGQEEKRWFSFTYKPLKDSNGEVYAIIHAAMDVTKQVQLQRQKDEFLGIASHELKTPVTSIKAYAQVLERMIRNEGDEKKANMVRKMDQQLNRLTGLIGDLLDVTKIQSGKMTFNPVEFNFDAAVEEIVGEMQHISSKHRIICSLSSKAVVYADKERIGQVIINFLSNAIKYSTDANEIDVTTFNQDGEVVLGVKDYGIGISKDMQHLVFDQFYRIDGNLQHTYPGLGLGLYISAEIIKSEGGRIWVESTAGQGATFFFALKIKSIR; translated from the coding sequence ATGTTAATTAACCTCGACGATACAGCCAATATTTTTAACACGCTTATAGAAGAGTCTCCAATGCCAATTGCACTTTATATTGGCGAAAATATGGTTATTCAGGTGGCCAACAGGGCTATGCTTAAAGCCTGGGGGAGAGATGCATCGGTAATAGGTAAAGAATTGGCCCTGGCACTGCCCGAGTTAAAAGATCAACCCTTTCTTAATATCCTCAACCAGGTAAGAAATACCGCGGTGGCTTACGAAGCCAAAGAAGATAAGGTGGTACTTTTAAATGATAATGTACTCCAAACCTTCTATTTCGATTTTATTTATAAACCGTTAATGGATACCGAAGGAAAGGTTTGGGGCATTTTAAATAATGCTACCGATGTAACCGAACTGGTAAATGCCAAGTTTAAAGTAGAGCAAAGTGAGGCTTTGTTTAGGCAAATGATTTATGATGCACCTGTAGCCATTGGCATTTTGAGGGGGAGAGATCTTATTATAGAAGATGCCAATGATGATCTGTTAAAAATATGGGGAAAAAGTAAAGCTGTAATTGGTTTAAAACTTTTAGATGGATTGCCTGAAATTATTGGTCAACCTTTTCCTGAACTTTTGCTACAGGTTTACGATAGCGGAGTTGCCCATTATGGTTATGAAACGATGGCCCGGTTGGAGCGCAACGGAGTTTTAGGCGATTTTTATTTCAACTTTGTTTACGATCCGATTTTAGATCAGGATGGTCAGGTTTCTGGTATTATGGTAGTTGCCAACGAAATTACTTTACAGGTTATTTCAAAAATGGAAGCTGCTAAAAGCGAAGAGCGTTTTCGGAATTTTCTTTATGATATCCCCATGGCCACCGCTTATTATGAAACTGAAAATATTATCATCAGACTGGCTAATGATGAAATGCTCCGGTTTTGGGGCAAAGATAAAAGTGTGATTGGCAAAACCGTTGAAGAAGCTATACCAGAATTAAACGTACAACCATTCGTCGGTATTTTAAAAGAAGTGTACCGTACCGGAGTTACCTACCATGCCGATCAGGAAGAAGCCCGTTTACTGGTTGATGGCCAGGAAGAAAAACGGTGGTTCAGTTTTACATATAAACCGCTTAAAGATTCGAATGGTGAGGTATATGCCATTATTCATGCCGCAATGGATGTTACTAAGCAAGTGCAGTTACAGCGGCAAAAAGACGAATTTTTGGGGATTGCCAGCCATGAATTAAAAACACCTGTAACCAGTATTAAAGCATATGCTCAAGTGCTCGAACGCATGATCAGAAATGAAGGTGATGAGAAAAAGGCAAATATGGTTCGCAAGATGGATCAGCAGTTAAACCGGCTGACCGGATTGATTGGCGATTTATTGGATGTTACCAAAATTCAATCGGGCAAAATGACTTTTAACCCTGTAGAATTTAATTTTGATGCCGCGGTTGAAGAAATTGTAGGCGAAATGCAGCACATCAGTTCTAAACACAGAATTATCTGCAGTTTATCCAGTAAAGCAGTTGTTTATGCCGATAAGGAGCGTATTGGGCAAGTAATCATTAATTTTCTATCTAATGCAATTAAATATTCAACCGATGCCAATGAGATAGATGTAACTACATTTAATCAGGATGGAGAGGTTGTTTTAGGCGTTAAAGATTATGGCATCGGAATTTCGAAGGATATGCAACACCTGGTATTTGATCAGTTTTACCGCATAGACGGCAATTTACAGCATACCTATCCGGGATTGGGCTTAGGCCTTTACATTTCGGCCGAAATTATTAAAAGTGAGGGTGGCAGAATTTGGGTTGAAAGTACAGCCGGACAAGGCGCTACCTTTTTCTTTGCGCTAAAAATCAAATCGATCAGATAA
- a CDS encoding DNA topoisomerase IB has translation MVQGKDVVQASGLVYVTDSMPGIYRKGKPGKFYYEDKDGNKITAEKHLDRIKALVIPPAWQNVWIANKPNAYLQVTGIDAAGRKQYKYHSKWTSRRSEDKYFRLLEFGKALPKARKNLQKDLRRKNFDERKVLAISVDVLQKTLIRVGNESYKQLYGSFGLTTLRDKHVKINGSKITMDFVGKKGVRQKVELNDRTLAKLVKKCRDIPGQELFQFYTNGNEHKSIDSGKINAYIKEITGDDFTAKDFRTWGGTLEAMRQFAQCRFNENAGLNSKKTIIAVLDCVAKKLGNTRAVCKSAYVYPFLLTAYENNQLEKYLKKINNNSLNGKVSLEHNEKVLLSFLKSDSK, from the coding sequence ATGGTACAAGGCAAAGATGTTGTTCAGGCAAGTGGATTGGTGTATGTAACTGATAGCATGCCTGGGATTTACCGTAAAGGAAAACCAGGGAAATTTTATTATGAAGATAAAGATGGGAACAAAATAACAGCAGAGAAACACCTAGACCGGATAAAAGCATTGGTTATTCCACCCGCATGGCAAAATGTATGGATAGCCAATAAACCTAACGCATACCTGCAGGTTACAGGCATTGATGCTGCTGGGAGGAAACAATATAAATATCACTCCAAGTGGACAAGCCGCCGTTCTGAAGATAAATATTTCCGCCTCCTCGAATTTGGCAAAGCCCTACCTAAAGCCCGGAAAAACTTACAGAAAGACCTCCGCCGAAAAAATTTTGACGAGCGTAAGGTATTGGCCATTTCGGTAGATGTGCTCCAGAAAACATTGATTAGGGTAGGCAACGAAAGCTATAAGCAATTGTATGGCTCTTTCGGCCTTACCACCCTGCGAGATAAGCATGTAAAAATAAATGGCAGTAAAATTACCATGGATTTTGTGGGTAAAAAAGGAGTGCGGCAAAAAGTAGAGCTGAACGACCGCACACTGGCCAAATTGGTTAAAAAATGCCGGGATATTCCAGGGCAGGAGCTTTTTCAGTTTTACACCAATGGCAACGAACACAAAAGCATCGATTCTGGTAAAATAAATGCCTACATTAAAGAAATTACGGGCGATGATTTCACTGCAAAAGATTTCAGGACCTGGGGTGGTACCCTCGAAGCCATGCGCCAGTTTGCCCAGTGCCGGTTTAATGAAAATGCCGGTTTAAACAGTAAAAAAACAATTATTGCCGTTTTAGATTGTGTAGCCAAAAAACTAGGTAATACCCGTGCAGTATGTAAAAGCGCTTACGTTTACCCGTTTTTGCTTACAGCTTACGAGAACAATCAGCTTGAAAAATATCTGAAAAAGATCAATAATAACTCGCTTAATGGTAAAGTTAGCTTAGAACACAACGAAAAGGTGTTATTATCTTTTCTAAAATCAGATAGTAAGTAA
- the fmt gene encoding methionyl-tRNA formyltransferase: MKIVFMGTPDFAVASLDALVQANFDVVAVVTAPDKPAGRGQKLNESAVKKYAVEKNIPVLQPEKLKNPEFLEILASYKADLQVVVAFRMLPEVVWNMPPKGTINLHGSLLPQYRGAAPINHAIINGEKESGVTTFFLTHEIDTGNIILSDSVAIADNETAGELHDKLMVVGANLLVKTLKAIEAGEVSEQPQPQSGDLKHAPKIFKDDCKIDWNNQTQTIYNLIRGLSPYPTAFTFLNDKILKIFKAEIEDKEPGIVAGGFLTDGKTYLKFAAKDGFIKLLDIQYEGKKRMLIEDFLRGMRL, from the coding sequence ATGAAAATAGTTTTTATGGGTACGCCCGATTTTGCGGTAGCCTCTTTAGATGCCTTAGTACAAGCCAATTTCGATGTAGTAGCAGTGGTTACTGCGCCAGACAAACCTGCAGGCCGTGGTCAAAAACTGAATGAAAGTGCAGTAAAAAAATATGCTGTAGAAAAAAATATTCCGGTGTTACAGCCAGAAAAGCTGAAAAACCCTGAATTTCTCGAAATCCTTGCCAGCTATAAAGCCGATTTACAAGTTGTAGTGGCTTTTAGAATGTTACCCGAAGTGGTATGGAATATGCCGCCAAAGGGAACTATTAATCTCCATGGCTCGCTTTTACCGCAATACCGTGGTGCAGCCCCGATTAACCATGCCATTATTAATGGAGAGAAAGAAAGTGGTGTAACTACGTTTTTCCTTACACATGAAATTGATACCGGTAATATTATTCTGAGCGATAGTGTTGCCATTGCCGATAACGAAACCGCCGGCGAGCTGCACGATAAACTAATGGTTGTTGGTGCCAACCTGCTGGTAAAAACGCTTAAAGCGATTGAGGCTGGTGAGGTTAGCGAACAGCCTCAGCCACAAAGCGGCGATTTAAAACATGCGCCTAAAATTTTTAAAGATGATTGCAAAATCGATTGGAACAATCAGACGCAAACCATTTATAATTTAATCCGCGGACTGAGCCCGTACCCTACTGCCTTTACTTTTTTAAACGATAAAATACTAAAGATATTCAAGGCCGAAATAGAAGATAAAGAACCGGGCATTGTTGCAGGAGGTTTTTTAACAGATGGCAAAACCTATTTGAAATTTGCCGCTAAAGATGGCTTTATTAAACTGTTAGATATTCAGTACGAAGGAAAAAAACGGATGCTGATTGAAGACTTTTTAAGGGGAATGCGGTTATAG